The Bacteroidota bacterium DNA segment GACGATAAAATCTATAACACTAAACTTATATTTGAATTTTTGGAACTGCCCTATAACCAAAAATCTTAGTGAATCTTAGTGTCCTTTGTGTCTAAGTGGTTAAAAAGAAAACCACTAAGTCACGGAGATCACTAAGAACCACTAAGGAATATTTTAACTGCAAAAAATGCACAAAATCATCATACACGAAGTCGGCTTACGAGACGGGTTGCAAATGGAAAAGCAGGTCGTCCCGCTTGAGCATAAACTTAAATGGATTAATGGATTAATGGATTCGAGTGTGGATATTATCCAGATCGGCTCATTCGTCCATCCGGAAAAAGTGCCGCAGATGGCAGATACCGATAAACTATTTGCCGACCTTACAAAGAACAAGACAAGTAAAACAATTCTTTCGGGACTTGTTCTGAACGAAAAAGGTTTAGAGCGTGGTGAAAAATGCGGCGTTGAGATGTACTGCATGGGAGTTTCGGCAAGCGAAACACACAGCATGAAAAACACGGGAATGGGCATAGTTGAAGCAACTGAGCGGATTATTGCAACGGCAAAGCAAGCTGTGTCAGCCGGAAAAAAAATTCAGCTTTCTGTGCAGTCGGCTTTCGGCTGTGGATTCGAGGGACATGTTCCGCATGAGCGAGTGCTCGGCATTGTTCAAAAATATCTTGATGCCGGTCTGAAGAATATCTCACTCGCCGATACTGCCGGTCATGCGACTCCTGATCAAGTTGAGAAGGTGTATGAAGCAATCTTTAAACTCGATAGCTCCGTTGAAGCTACC contains these protein-coding regions:
- a CDS encoding hydroxymethylglutaryl-CoA lyase, which gives rise to MHKIIIHEVGLRDGLQMEKQVVPLEHKLKWINGLMDSSVDIIQIGSFVHPEKVPQMADTDKLFADLTKNKTSKTILSGLVLNEKGLERGEKCGVEMYCMGVSASETHSMKNTGMGIVEATERIIATAKQAVSAGKKIQLSVQSAFGCGFEGHVPHERVLGIVQKYLDAGLKNISLADTAGHATPDQVEKVYEAIFKLDSSVEATCHFHNTYGMGLANVYAAMKIGVQNYESSIAGLGGCPFTKVAAGNVCTEDFVHALQRMGFRKEINLVKLIDLAKEFSEFFNREMPGLVHKAGSIVDEPQS